Within Winogradskyella helgolandensis, the genomic segment AAAACATTATCGAAGTCCTTTGATGATTCTAACTCAGTTTTCGTCAGAATCGATAAAAGTGATGCTTCAGAAAAGACATTAAAAAACGTAATCGCTTTGGTTAGAAAATATGACTTTAAGATTATTCAAGCTGATGCACCCTTAATAGCACCTCCTCCACCGCCTGTAAAACAAACATCTAAAGGAGGTCCAAACGCTGGTGACATGCAAAGTGTATATAATCCTTCGTTTTTAGAATATATTATTGAAATGGAAAACGAAGATGCCACGTTCTATTTAGATGATGAAAAAATTTCTGCTAAAGAAGCAAAAGCTATTGCCACAAACAACAGTGGCAAACGCACCAATATGACAACTCAAAAAGATGCTGACGGCAACTATTTAGTTAAACTTTCAAGTGCTGAGAAAAAAAAGATCTACGCAAGAAGTATTGAGTTAAGAGTTTTAAATGAAAATTCATATGTGATAGATGGCATAAAAGCAACAAAAGAAACATTTGTAGATGTATTTAATCAATTACATCAAGATATTACTCCAGAGCAGCGTAAAAATTATATGAATATTCATGTGAAATCTTCCAAAGAAATTTCGAATAAGGAAGTTTGGTTTATATTTAATTCGCTTCAGGATTACGGATTTTATCGTATTGTAGCGCCTAATCAAGAAATAAATAGAGCGAAGGGTAATACGCCTTTTGCCATTGAAAGTCACGTTTCTATTCAAGATAAACCAACAGCAAAAGAAGTTGCAGAATACAATGATTGGGCTAAACAACTAAAAAAAGAAACGCTGGCCGCTCAAGAAGACGAACGTAATGGCAAAACTGCCAACTATCCTATTGTAAAACAAAAAGACTTAATTAAATATGTTGGAATCTACAAACGTATGACTTCAACCCAGAAAGAAAATTCTGTAGAATTACCAATTGCGGATGATGAACTAAAGACTACGGGCTTAAAATTTCCACCTCCACCTCCGCCAACAAAACTAAACCAATCATTTACCAATACCAATGATAAGGGTGAAATTATAGAAGTGGTGGAAGACCCTCAGCCAGAAAAACAAGAAAGCATCTTACCAATGGTTAATGCTAAAACAATTAAAACAGGAAAAATAGCTTTAACAAGAAATGAGATTAAGGATATAATACTCAGCACTAAAAATGGAAAAGTAACTGAATTTAAGTTTAAAATTCCTGGTCAACCAACGCAGTTTATAAAGAGTGATATGCTAGATATGGATGCTATAAAACATCTTGAAAGTGCAAAAAAAGATGATCAGCTTGTGCTGTTTGCGCTCAAAGATGGTTCTAACTCAGAGATAGCACCTATAGTTATTACTGTCACAGATTAAATATAATTACAGTACCACTAATTTTAAAATTTTCATGACTAAAGCCTCTTAATTGAGGCTTTTTTCATCTAAACATGTAACAAAAAGTATGTTTTAGCGTTCTAATAGTCAATCAATCAGCCTAAATTTTAGGTCAATCAAAAAACAAACACTTATGTTAAAGCAATTCTTTATCCTTTGCTCTGGCGCTGACACCGACATTTTAAATGACTGCTCCATTGGCGAACAGAACAAATATGCTGGTATTGGAGCTACCGTTTTCTTTACCGCTGTTATGGCAACCATTGCAGCTAGTTATGCACTTTTTACCGTATTTGACAATCTCTATACTTCAATTTTCTTTGGACTCATTTGGGGTTTACTCATTTTTAATCTCGATCGCTATATTGTATCAACGATTAAAAAGCGCGACAATATTTTAGATGAAATCCTTCAAGCGACTCCACGACTTTTTTTAGCACTTATTATTGCTGTAGTCATTTCAAAACCATTAGAATTGAAGATTTTTGAAAAGGAAATTAATCAAGTGTTATTAGAACAAAAAAATGATTTAACCTTAGCGAATCAGAACCAAATTGCCGAGCAGTTTAGTCCTAAAATTGCTGCGCTTGACAATGAAATTTCAGGCTTAAATGCTCAAGTTGATGCCAAAGAAGCGGAAGTCAATGGTTTATATGACATTTATATTTCAGAAGCTGAAGGCACAGCGGGTTCTAAACTTTTGGGCAAAGGTCCAGTATATAAGGAAAAGCGCGACAAACATGATGCTGGATTAGCCGAGTTACAAGAATTAAAATCTGATACTAAAACTAAAATCGAAGCGCTTGAAACCCAAATAACAACGCTTCAAGACGATTATACTGCTAACGTTGATACCTCACAACCCATTATTGATAATTTTGATGGCTTAATGGCTCGCATTACCGCTTTGGGTGAATTACCGTGGCTACCATCATTCTTTATTTTTCTATTGTTTTTAGCGATTGAAACCTCGCCAATCATTGCAAAATTATTAGCACCAAAAGGCGAGTTTGATTATAAACTACAAGACCAAGAAACCACTATTCAAACTTGGACCATGCAAAAGGTTGCTGAGCGTCAACTCCTTTTAAAAACTGATAATGAAATTAATAATAAAGTCTACACTGAAATTGCAGATGAAGAAGACGTGATGAACTATAAGCGAAAGCAGGCAAGAATTCTTATGCAAAATCAAGCCGATGCGTTTTTAAAACAACAAAAGGGTATTCTTTAGAAAATTAGTTGTTATTTTTAGATGATAAACAACAACCAATTCTTATGAAATATATTCTCGCCATTGCCATAGCCTTATCGTGTTTTAGCTGTATTAGTATTAAGGCTGATGTTACTACAGAAACAACGCACAAAAGTGAATCTAACGAACTTGCTGAGGCAGGCATACGCTTAGTAATGGAAGCACAAGAGATTGCCTGGAATAATCATGATTTAGAAGGTTTTATGCAAGGCTATTGGAAAAGTGACTCGCTTAAATTTTATGGTAGCAAAGGCCTAACTCGTGGCTGGAACCAGACTTTAGCTAATTACAAGAAAGGCTATCCGACAAAAGCAGAAAGCGGCACCTTAAAGTTTGTGATTAATGATATTTCAAAAATTGAAGGTGATAATTATTGGGTGATGGGTGAATACCATCTAAAACGTGAAGTTGGAGATGCCAATGGTGTTTTCATCATTATCTTTAAAAAGATCCATGGTGAATGGAAAATAGTTGCTGACATGTCTTGTTAAAATTGAAACCACCAGATTTTAAAATAAAAGTGTACCCAAAATAACTATTTATCACAGATATTTTGAAAACACTTTATTCATATTGTTGGGTAGAAATAACTTGGATTAAGCAGCAACCATTGTTTCTTTTGGTTCTTCAGATTTAAAATGCTCGTATAACTCTTTACAACCAAAGCCAATTATAGATAATTTTTTTGATTTTGTAATTGATTCATTATGTAATTTAGCTAATGCCATTACACCTGCTCTATCAATACTATTAACATGTTCAATATCTACTAGAATACTATCTAGTTCATCAAAAATGTTAGAAAAATGAGCATTGAACGTTTTTAAGTTCAGCTTATTTAAAGCTCCCTTAATTTGAAAACGATTGTTGTAATTTGTAATTTCTAAGTCCATAATAAATAATGTTTAAGTGTTCATACTAATTTGAGGCTATTAATCAGTATACTTTTTCAATATTATTTAGAGGGATAACCACAATATCAGACATTTATGCATTTATTTTGACATATATTCGACAAAGCGTTAATTTGCTTAGATAACTTGAGATACTTTGTTTATTTTTTCGACTAACAACACGTTTTAAAACCATTGATTTGTAGGAAAAATAAAACCTGAATCAATTAAGAATCAGGTCTTTGAAATATTATATATTACCAACTTTATGTTGATACTTATGTTTTAAAAATTGATGCTTTCTAGATGGTATGGTCGATTGATTATATTGGTCTTTTTTCAAAACTACATATACAATCGTTGCAGCGTGCAAATTCAAATCAAAACTAGAAACACGCGTTGTAAGTAAATTATAATTTCTTTACAAACTTGGTAATAATTACAGTTAGAGTAGGGCCTACTTTCCCTTCAATATATTCCGCATTATCACGATCTAGTCTAATATTTCTAACAGCAACGCCTTGTTTGGCAACCATGCTAGAACCCTTCACTTTTAAATCTTTTATTAAAACAACAGAATCTCCGTTCTCTAAAATAACACCATTAACATCACGATGAATTACTTTATCTGCTTCAGGTTCACCATCACCAGAAGCTTTGGCGAGTTCTAATGTATCTTCTTCCATATACATCATTCCTAATAAATCACGCGTCCAGTCAGCTTTAATCCTGTTAAGCATTCTCCAAGCCATAATTTTCACGGCATCGTGCTCACTCCACATACTATCATTAAGACACCTCCAATGGTTATCATCAATAGCATCTGAATCGTTCATTTGTTCAGTACACACATTACATGCATATAAAACAGTTTTTAATCCGTTTTCCTTAATATCTGAAACTGCATATTCAGATAGTTTTTCTTCGTTACCGCAAAGCTCACATTTGGAGCCACTGCGTTTTTGTAGTTCTCTTTCTAATGACATAATAAAGTATAATTATAGTGCAAATGTAAAATTAATTAAGACTTATTATCATTTTTTCAGAAAGGCTTTCAAACTATGATACAATTTTCTTAAATATAGACTTCAAGTAGTTTTGCGCTTTTAGAATTAAATATTACTGAATCTGTATTTGCTGGTATTAAAATGGTTTCTCCCATGTCTACAATTTCAGTCACATTATTTATGGTAACCTCCGCAGTACCTTCAACACACATAAATATAACAAAAGAATCTAAACTGCGATAATCTCGTTTTTGATTTGACTTAACTTCAAAAATATTAGTCGTGAAAAAATCACAATCCACCAAATTACTCGTTTGATCTGCCTTTAATTGGTAATTACGTTTTCCATTAGACGGAAATGATTTTGTTGCGGCTATTGCAAAATCCGTATGTAATTCTCTTTGATGACCATTAGTATCCGTTCTATCCCAATCGTAAACACGATAAGTTATATCACTTGTTTGTTGGATTTCGGCAGCTAAAACACCTGCTCCGATAGCATGAATTTTTCCGGCTGGAATAAAATAACTATCTCCTTGTTTTACTTTTTCTGTATTAAAAACAGCATCAACATTAGATGCATTGATAGTATTCAACACATTTTTATCTACATCATTATCTTTTAAACCTAATACAATCTCGGCATCTTTATCGCTATTCATAATGTACCACATTTCTGTTTTGCCAAAAGAATTATGTTGTGCTTTTGCCATGTCATCATCTGGATGTACTTGCACAGATAAATTGGTTTTAGCATCTAAAAACTTAATAAGTAAAGGGAAGTTTTCACCGAAAACGGCAATATTCTTTTTTCCTAAAAATTCACTTTTATGCGATGCAATTAGATGGTTTAACGATTGACCTTTGTAACGTCCGTTTGAAACTGTAGAAATATTGTCTTCAACACCAGAAATCTCCCAGCTTTCACCAACATTATTTAAATTGGTTTTTTTATGTAATAGTTTAGACAACTTTTCACCTCCCCAAATTTTTTCTTTAAGTATAGGTGCGAATTTTATAGGATATGCTTGCATGATGTTTTTATTTAAAGCTGTTTTTGAAATTGAAGATTCACAAAATGGTTGTCTTCTATAATTTTTTTGAGATAATCTAGTAATGAGAATATACTCTGAAACAACGTTGGCCTCTTGTTTAAAGTCTTGATTTTATAATTTAAAATAGCATTTTGATTTTCGGTAATAAGTTCAATTAAACCATTTAATCCATGTTCTTTAAGATTTAATAAGTTCACGGAAACATAACTTAAGTGCTTTAAATCAAATTCATTATACATAAATCTTGCTCCAGCTTTTACAGCGGCAATATCTGATTTAAATTTTCTTACATTAACGACAGAGACATTACTACACTCTTCTTTGACTTCTTTCAACATGTCATAAGTAGCATCTTTACTATCATTATTAACCAGACATAATTCTAATTTAGGCGTCTGTTGAATTTGTTCAATAAAATAAGTCGTGTCCATATCGTTTTCATTATTATGAAATATTATAATGATACCTGCTTTCATGACGTATAGATTTGATAAAGGCCGTAATTAAACTACTTCTAAATGGTTTGAAACAGCTACTTTTTTACTTTGCTTTTTTCCACCGTAAACCCAAGCAATTTGTCCTAGTTGAAAAACAATTCTCACTGAATCCTTCATCGATAATTTAGAACCATCCGCATGAATCCAACGTTTTAAAGGTTGCTCACATAACATAGCCTTTGCTTTTTTAAGTCCGAAATGAATACTCATTCGTTTAAATATTTCGACATCAAAAATCCATTGGGTTACAAATTTTTCACTGAACGCAACATCAATAACATCCTTACTAAAGATTTTTGCACCACACTGTGTGTCTTTAAAATCCATTCTTAAGATTTTTCTAATGATAAAGTTGATGGTTAAACTAATTATCTTTCTAGCGGATTCTTTCGTAATGTTTGCTCCCATTCTAGAAATACGCGAACCACTTACAATTTTAAAATCTGATGTCTCAATGGTTTTAACTAAGTCATCAAAATCGGCTAAGTCAGTAGATAAATCGGCATCTAAAAAGCCTATATAATCTAAATCTTCTTTTTTAGCCATATGCAACATGCCTAAACGAACCGCTTCAGCCTTACCTCCATTTTTTTCACAATCGAAAACCGTAATAAAATCCTCTCTTCCTTTTTGAAGGTTTTTCAAAACACTTAAGGTTTTATCCTTACTACCATCGTTTACAAAACATAAGTGATATCCTGAATTTTTATCGATATAGGTTAAAAACTCATCACTCAACAAACGCTCTTCTTCATTATAACAAGGAATCACAACACCAACACAACGTTCTTGAATCATTACATCACTATTTGTAATGCTGTTTACAACTTCGGGTGCACCAATTAATCGTTTAACGCGAGCACTAATTTCATTAAGACTCAAAGGTTTTTTCATATAATCATTAATTCCTAATTCAAAACCTTCTGTTATGATATCATCTTGTGTATTTCCTGATAAAACCATGATTGGCGTTTCTGGATTTTTAGAAGCTCTAATGTGTTTTACCACATCTAAACCTGTTACGCCAGGCATATTAATGTCAACAATTACTAAATCTGGACTAAAAGTTTCATATAATTCTATACCTTTAGTAGCATTGGTTTCAATTTTTACATCATAACCCAGTTCTAATAATCTTTTCTCTAAAGGCAATAAAACTAATTGTTGATCGTCGATGGCTAATATTTTCATAATGAATGCGTTTTTATTTCTTATTTACAGGTCAAAATTACCTAACAAGACGCTTGTAAAAATTAAATTTAGCTGAAGCTCATGCTTAGTGTAGACGAATGGAAGTTTTCTGTAGTTAATTAAAAAACGAAGCCCTATTTAAATTATATATCTTTACCATATCGTTATCGCTTAGGCTTTAAAATGAAGGAAACCTCAAATAAATACTTAATTGCAGCCCTACTTTTAGGATTGGCTTTTCATGGCAGCTCCATATTTTTTACTTTGGAAACTACTTATGATGCCTTAATCCATTTGTTCTTTGCAGACCATTATGCACATAGTTGGTTTGAACCTTGGAACTACGAATGGTATACGGGTTTTACAGTGCAAAGCTATCCGCCATTAGTACATCAATCTATTGCCTTACTTTCTATGATTGGTGGCTTAAAGTTTGGAATGTTTAGTGTCGCCTTAATTGCAATAGTCTTATTTATTACTGGTGCTTATCGCTTTTCATTACTCATGACGGGGAACAAAACCGTAGCGGGTTATGCCGCTCTTTTGGCTGTATTCTCATCTTCTTTTGTAGAAACCCTTCATATTTTTGGGCAATTGCCTAGTATTGTTGGTGTCTCGGTGTTAATGCATGCCTTACCCGAAATTTATTTATGGTTAACAACGGGCAAAAAATGGTATTTAGCAACCAGTTTGTCACTCATTGCTGTTACCGTAACATCCCACCATGTGACCCCTATTTTTGGGATGGTCTTTTTTATCTTTCCGTTAATAGGTATGGTAATTATGGATGTCTCGAGAGCGCAAGTGAACTCTATGAAAGAGGTCACCTTCAAACTCTTTTTAAATAGCTTTTTCAAACTTTTTAAACGGATTGTAAGCTTCGGCATGTTGTCTTTGGTTTTAATTATTGGTTGTATTTTTCCGTATTGGTTAAACTCAAAAGCCAATCCTATAACGCAAGTTCCGATTCCGCATGGTTCTCGCGATAATTTTTTAGAAATCACTTCTTCAGGACTCGTGTTCTTTTTAATTCCTTGGGGAATATTGTTAGTCTTATTACCTTATATCTTTTACAGATATTACAGCAAACGCTATCTGTTTTTTGGTTTATCAGTTACCATTTGTACCATTTTAGGTACTGGTGGCACCACGCCTATTCCTTTAAAGATGTTAGGCGAAACCGCTTTTAATATTTTGACTTTAGACCGATTTACACTTTGGGCGTCTATTCTATCTATCCCTTTAATGGGTGAATTTACCTATCGCTTTGTTGAAGGTGATTTAAAAGAATTGATTCAGTCTAAATTTGGCGCGGTATATCACCGAATTATTGGTGGTATTTTAGCCGGATTAGCTGTATTTATGGTGGTGTTTACCATGAGCTTAAATTACTTCAGGCCATCGCAACCACAGAA encodes:
- a CDS encoding glycosyltransferase, which codes for MKAGIIIIFHNNENDMDTTYFIEQIQQTPKLELCLVNNDSKDATYDMLKEVKEECSNVSVVNVRKFKSDIAAVKAGARFMYNEFDLKHLSYVSVNLLNLKEHGLNGLIELITENQNAILNYKIKTLNKRPTLFQSIFSLLDYLKKIIEDNHFVNLQFQKQL
- a CDS encoding type I phosphomannose isomerase catalytic subunit — protein: MQAYPIKFAPILKEKIWGGEKLSKLLHKKTNLNNVGESWEISGVEDNISTVSNGRYKGQSLNHLIASHKSEFLGKKNIAVFGENFPLLIKFLDAKTNLSVQVHPDDDMAKAQHNSFGKTEMWYIMNSDKDAEIVLGLKDNDVDKNVLNTINASNVDAVFNTEKVKQGDSYFIPAGKIHAIGAGVLAAEIQQTSDITYRVYDWDRTDTNGHQRELHTDFAIAATKSFPSNGKRNYQLKADQTSNLVDCDFFTTNIFEVKSNQKRDYRSLDSFVIFMCVEGTAEVTINNVTEIVDMGETILIPANTDSVIFNSKSAKLLEVYI
- a CDS encoding PhnA domain-containing protein, which translates into the protein MSLERELQKRSGSKCELCGNEEKLSEYAVSDIKENGLKTVLYACNVCTEQMNDSDAIDDNHWRCLNDSMWSEHDAVKIMAWRMLNRIKADWTRDLLGMMYMEEDTLELAKASGDGEPEADKVIHRDVNGVILENGDSVVLIKDLKVKGSSMVAKQGVAVRNIRLDRDNAEYIEGKVGPTLTVIITKFVKKL
- a CDS encoding DUF4407 domain-containing protein, producing MLKQFFILCSGADTDILNDCSIGEQNKYAGIGATVFFTAVMATIAASYALFTVFDNLYTSIFFGLIWGLLIFNLDRYIVSTIKKRDNILDEILQATPRLFLALIIAVVISKPLELKIFEKEINQVLLEQKNDLTLANQNQIAEQFSPKIAALDNEISGLNAQVDAKEAEVNGLYDIYISEAEGTAGSKLLGKGPVYKEKRDKHDAGLAELQELKSDTKTKIEALETQITTLQDDYTANVDTSQPIIDNFDGLMARITALGELPWLPSFFIFLLFLAIETSPIIAKLLAPKGEFDYKLQDQETTIQTWTMQKVAERQLLLKTDNEINNKVYTEIADEEDVMNYKRKQARILMQNQADAFLKQQKGIL
- a CDS encoding response regulator, translating into MKILAIDDQQLVLLPLEKRLLELGYDVKIETNATKGIELYETFSPDLVIVDINMPGVTGLDVVKHIRASKNPETPIMVLSGNTQDDIITEGFELGINDYMKKPLSLNEISARVKRLIGAPEVVNSITNSDVMIQERCVGVVIPCYNEEERLLSDEFLTYIDKNSGYHLCFVNDGSKDKTLSVLKNLQKGREDFITVFDCEKNGGKAEAVRLGMLHMAKKEDLDYIGFLDADLSTDLADFDDLVKTIETSDFKIVSGSRISRMGANITKESARKIISLTINFIIRKILRMDFKDTQCGAKIFSKDVIDVAFSEKFVTQWIFDVEIFKRMSIHFGLKKAKAMLCEQPLKRWIHADGSKLSMKDSVRIVFQLGQIAWVYGGKKQSKKVAVSNHLEVV
- a CDS encoding YybH family protein; protein product: MKYILAIAIALSCFSCISIKADVTTETTHKSESNELAEAGIRLVMEAQEIAWNNHDLEGFMQGYWKSDSLKFYGSKGLTRGWNQTLANYKKGYPTKAESGTLKFVINDISKIEGDNYWVMGEYHLKREVGDANGVFIIIFKKIHGEWKIVADMSC
- a CDS encoding STAS domain-containing protein; its protein translation is MDLEITNYNNRFQIKGALNKLNLKTFNAHFSNIFDELDSILVDIEHVNSIDRAGVMALAKLHNESITKSKKLSIIGFGCKELYEHFKSEEPKETMVAA